The proteins below come from a single Solea solea chromosome 6, fSolSol10.1, whole genome shotgun sequence genomic window:
- the LOC131460591 gene encoding cell surface glycoprotein 1-like — translation MLEPLHTEILTHHAQDHQQLAAPVEEPGQLEALTEEPEPEQLRASAEEVETLTEESELLRTPAEELETPTEEPEPEQLEAPAEELETPTEEPEPEQLEAPAEELETPTEEPEPEQLEAPAEELETPTEEPEPEQLEAPAEELETPTEEPEPEQLEAPAEEPETPTEEPEPEQLEAPAEELETPTEEPEQLEAPAEEPETPTEEPEPEQLEAPAEELETPTEEPEPEQLEAPAEEPDQLEAPTEAPEQLNAPYEEPEQVEAPTEEPEQLRAPAEEPEQLEALTEVPEQLEAHIQVPQWCRYAKCLVKGLPICIATVGILIPSAFLAAHPSTHQVVHDFLCHFQLIQFPF, via the coding sequence ATGTTGGAACCATTACACACAGAAATACTTACTCATCATGCACAAGATCATCAGCAGCTGGCGGCTCCAGTAGAAGAGCCTGGGCAGCTTGAGGCACTCACTGAGGAGCCTGAGCCTGAGCAGCTGAGGGCTTCTGCTGAAGAGGTTGAGACACTCACTGAAGAGTCTGAGCTGCTGAGGACTCCTGCTGAAGAGCTTGAGACACCCACTGAAGAGCCAGAGCCTGAGCAACTGGAGGCTCCTGCTGAAGAGCTTGAGACACCCACTGAAGAGCCAGAGCCTGAGCAACTGGAGGCTCCTGCTGAAGAGCTTGAGACACCCACTGAAGAGCCAGAGCCTGAGCAACTGGAGGCTCCTGCTGAAGAGCTTGAGACACCCACTGAAGAGCCAGAGCCTGAGCAACTGGAGGCTCCTGCTGAAGAGCTTGAGACACCCACTGAAGAGCCAGAGCCTGAGCAACTGGAGGCTCCTGCTGAAGAGCCTGAGACACCCACTGAAGAGCCAGAGCCTGAGCAACTGGAGGCTCCTGCTGAAGAGCTTGAGACACCCACTGAAGAGCCTGAGCAACTGGAGGCTCCTGCTGAAGAGCCTGAGACACCCACTGAAGAGCCAGAGCCTGAGCAACTGGAGGCTCCTGCTGAAGAGCTTGAGACACCCACTGAAGAGCCAGAGCCTGAGCAACTGGAGGCTCCTGCTGAAGAGCCTGACCAGCTTGAGGCACCTACTGAAGCGCCTGAGCAACTGAATGCTCCGTATGAAGAGCCTGAGCAGGTTGAGGCACCCACCGAAGAACCTGAGCAGTTGAGGGCCCCTGCTGAAGAGCCTGAGCAGCTTGAGGCACTCACTGAAGTGCCTGAGCAGCTTGAGGCTCACATTCAAGTGCCCCAGTGGTGCCGCTACGCTAAATGTCTAGTGAAAGGTTTGCCTATTTGCATTGCCACTGTGGGAATCCTTATTCCCTCAGCATTCCTGGCTGCTCACCCCAGCACTCACCAAGTTGTGCACGATTTCCTCTGCCATTTCCAGCTAATCCAATTCCCCTTTTAA